The DNA region CTGGGGCGTTTTGTACGTCTGGTTGACCTTTGGGGCGAGATCTCACGGTGGAGCTTTGCGGGTGGTCGCTTCACCGAGACGGAAGCTCCATGGCACTCGGCATCGAAGTTTTGCCAGCTGCGCGAGAAACTTGAGGGTTTCTACGCTGATCTACCTCCCAACTTCCAGTGGTCGGACTCTAACTACTACAAGCACGAGAACCACCAAGCGAGTAGCGTGTATGTTTCGTTGCATATGCTCGGTGCTGTTTGCAGGATAATGCTTCACCGGGAGTATATCCCGTTTATCCCCATCCGCTGTGACAGGCCTGTGGGTCCGCTCGACGAGCCCGTGTTCACTGAGGGTCAGGAGCCGGCCGGCTTCTGGGACACCAGCGCCGAGGAGATCTTCCGTGCGGCGAGGGACATTGTTGACTTGGTGGAAATCTGTGGCGACAAGCTGCCCATGTCAGCACTagttttgttttctgtctGGACTGCAGCCTTTGTCGGTATCTACGCCGTCCATTTTCCCCACATGGACACCAAGGGCCACATGCTCCCCTCCTTTTCAGGTGATCTTGAAATCACCAAAAACGGCCCTACTGGGACAACCTTCTCCACCCTCAAGCAGATGTCCCGGTGGTTGAAGCTGGCCGAGACGTACTGCAACTACTTCCGTGAGATGGCTTGCTACTACGAAAAGGTCAAGTCAGACTGGGACAAGCACAGCGGTAGGCCGGGCAACAACGAGGGCAAGCTCATCAGCGTGCGGTTaggcggtggcggtctcGAAGAGTGGCAGAAACAGAGTCGAAAGATCATCAATAACGGTGAGATACTCGGCACGGGCGGCCCAGACGACAAGCAGTCCTCCCGAGACAGCACCGTCGAGCCAAATtcccaccaacagcaacagcaacaacaacaacaacaacaccacgaAGAGAAGCCCTCCCGGTCAACTTCATTCACCCCGATCAACTCttccaaccacccaccccaaccctaCCATCATCAGTCGCACGACTCCAACGGCAAAATGGAAGACAACGCTGACAACTGGCGCTTCCACCCACATCACCCGCATCAACCATCCCCTTCTCAGTCATCTACCACGATCCCCTCGCCAGAAATGCCCATGGTTTCCTTCCCGACGCTGCCGCTGGGGTACTCGTCGAATGAGATTGTGAGCTATGTGGCCGAGGCGCAGAGCATGCCCTGGTTTCATGCTCCCGGGGGGATCGACCAGTTTGCGCACGGGACAAAGGAGAACGAGACGCTGGATAACGGGAatttgttttgggggagtATACCGGAGGCTATCTTGATGGGGGCTGGGCCCGGGGGCCAGGCGCAGATGGGTGGGGGTTTTGCTTAGTTGGGTAGGGATTGTGGTGAATGACCATGTATGTGTGTGCTTTTTGCAAGGGGCGATGTGCTTTTTGAGAGAGAAAGATGGTGATTTGGTGGGACATACATTGATTGAATATGGATTGgaatttttttattttattttattttttgatTATTTATCCGTGTGCTTTTAGTGGTTTGTCAtctggttgttgtgtttttGTCAAGTcaagggcggcggtgggtATATGTTATCTCGCATTAGGGGTTCAAGgagcggggggggggggaagtaGAATGGGAAAGAAAGCTTGGTTATTTATCACTTATAACTTGAGACcgaatttttttttctatttctttttttcacgCGCTTGTCTGTTCTATGGAAAAACTCTTCTCTGGCTTTTGGATTTGTTTTTGGATGCGTGTACGAAAAAAAAGGTTACGGACTTTggttaggtaggtagggtaTGAAGGGCAGGTTTCATGTGATCCACATGTTTGTTTTCATGATGTTCTATATGACGGTGCTCTTTAAATGGGCAAGGCTGTGGTCGATGTGGTTACTGGTTTCATGGGAGGGCATTTGTTCTTGAAGCCCGGTTTTCTTTGTGGTTTGGCAATTACCATCTACATGGTTGGGGAAATAGAGGTGAACGTGGTGGAAGTAAAGAACGGCCACCTTCAAGAAGAGTTCGATACCGGGGGCTGTGGCCTGTGTTTACGTGGTGAAACATTAGGTTGAAGCTGGCTGTTCGAAAATATTGATAGGAAATttggggcgggggttggCGTGAGCAGGGAAAATGACAGAGTCAATGACCAAGGGCAAGTTGTGGTAGGGTGTGAAGAAAACTGGCGTTGGTTTTAAACACACTTCTTTCGGTACAAGAGCCAGTCCTGTCGATGAGGTTTTGTATTGGGCTTTATTTCCTGTTTCTCGCTGGAACATGTatttttgtttctcttgAACTGTGTAGGTAGGTAAAGTTACACTCTACGTGTACAAACCTCGtcttgcttgttgctgctttgTCAAGGTACATGATGGCTTGCCGAATGCGGCCaggataggtaggtaaggtatgcTCGACCTTTGAATTCCAGTACCAAGTCCATCAACGAGAATCCGGTCTTTGTTTCAGCATGCTGCTAGATAAACCCAGACGAGCAAGTCCACCAAGCTACCGTGTTGCACCTGCAAAGAGCTCGACAAAGTTTCCACAAAACCAACATCCTGAAATCCAAATCACTTAGCCAGGGCAGCAAATATGCCACCGGAAAGATCACCGAGGCCCAGCAATGCTGGCGTAACTAAAGTTCCTGCTGGCCCCAGTAATGCTGGTGCCTCTGGTAACACCATTGTGTACGCTCTCCAGAGGTTGACAAGAAGGCAAGAAAGAGAACTTGCCGACAGATTAGCAGGCACGATCAACGTCCAGCACGCTCCTGTTAGAGAGGATCACACTCGCCCTCAGACCCTTGAAGAAGCGACCTACAGGAACGTCGCGCTCTTCTTGCCGATCGAGCATTGGCCAAACCAAAGAAATGTCGAATCAGCAGCTCACAGAATGCGCGCCGCCCTAACGAGCAATCAAGCGTTTAGATTTCAGAATCTCGGGGACCCGCTAAGGCAGCATTGGTACGCAGATGAGGAATCGGGGCGAACAGTACAGCAGATGTACAAGGGGTGGAGTGACCAGTTTGATGAGAAGCTTAGACAGACACACCAAAACATCCGGGCAGTAGCCAACGAACTCGGCATGACTGACGAGGATAGCCAAAACAAGGTGTGGAAGAGAATGGAGAACGTCTTTGGTGACGCCGCGAAGATCAAAAGGCTCGAAAAGGAACTCGCCTCGACGAaggagcttgttgagagTTACCACACTCAGTACAACTTTCTAGATCCAAAAATCGAGTCCAACGCTAGGAAGATAGAACGACTTCAGACGGACGTCAAAGCCAAGGACACGCTCATCAGCAAGGCGGATGCAGAGAGCGACAAGTACAGGGTTGACTATCGTCTTCGCATGCTCCTCCAGCATTGGGGAATCACGAATGGGGATCACCTGGACCCAACCCGGTGGCAAAAGTATGACAATTCGAACCGCTTTGCCGCGGAGTTTCAGGAATATCTCGACGACGTGCTGAATGGCATACCGACATCTAGCGGCAACCTCCTGGTGCAGGTCAGGCCGCCCATCGGTGTCAAGCACCTGATGCGTGTGGCCTCGGTACACCGAACCGTCCATGGGGTCGACCTTCTGGCCGACTGCCGAGTTGTAGCTCTGCGACTTGTTTCGGCTCGACATGATGAGGCAAACACCACTGAGGTGGGCCTGTTGCCCAAGGACCTTGAAGGTCGTTCAGAGGGCGAGACGTTCAGCCAGGTCtatgttcctcctccgccccctccaaccGTATCAGCGGTGACGACTGGCATGGCACAGTTGACGACCTCTAGCCAAAGAGCCCAGCTCACGGAAGAGCAGCGAGAAGAGAGGGCCCGGGCGATCAAGATGGAAGCCCAGTTCTTGGTCGAGCCTGGAGTTACAAACGAGGAGCGTACCTGGCAAGCGCTGTTCGACGGGACAGTCCTTCAACTATACAACCTGGACGCCATCGCCTGCGAGCATATTCGTAAGTACCCATCTGTGCCGGGGAAAAGCTGGTGACTGACAAAtaaacccacctccccaacagTCGTAGCCTTGACCGGACGCAAATCGCTCACCAGTCGACAGTTGGAGGAACGCAACATACTCCAGAGCCATGTCGACTTCATTAACAAATGGGCTTCCATCATGGAGATGGTGCACCTCTACGCCAAGAAGGCCCAGCTCCGTCCAGGCTCGTGGAAGCTGTGGGGCGGGCACTGGTTCAGAATCCGAAACAGGATGACGGAGCAATGTTTCGGCGCCCACGATACTCTCGCACCCGGCCAGAGCCCTTGGTCGAGAAGGACCAAGCGCGGTCTCTTTCACGACTACGTCGGCCTGTTTGGACAGACGTGCAAGCTCTTCAACCAGCCCGCCTTGCAAACTGAAGAGTCGTTCAAGAAAGAGCTGCACCGGCTCGACATGGAACGCTGGAACCTCTACCGGTATGCCATTCAGACATGGACCCATGGCGACGCCAGGGGCGGGATCAACG from Podospora pseudoanserina strain CBS 124.78 chromosome 1, whole genome shotgun sequence includes:
- a CDS encoding hypothetical protein (COG:B; EggNog:ENOG503Q4WA) encodes the protein MMAGSPSSPGTADSRRGANAKRPAQRSSIACQSCRKSKIKCNNTGGDSPCDTCIRNGKECTYPEAPPVQPKRSEPPAGPKAEQGTERKRVRRMEDIVKMEGAVPAAMIAEDVLSMPYLNEAVWSQLFDIYRLHFATELPFLHLATLKEKLGSRFRAKPSDTSPEINLVLLGILTLTARFHQTLVSYVTVPKNASSAAATPKPQPPGPDLKASVASEYYAEILTKALGGLRTSMTVASVERVQAFLMLGLYEWSQAVPRVGGMAAWMYVGVAIRMAQALGLGHGDGEPGKKFSMRPALARGPSIPHSQMIIAKEIRRRTMFSCLILDRLLGCGKDRVSTIRSEDLRIQLPCAEMSFDLSEDVFTGFLNPVPGFDKKRPISDSVLGRFVRLVDLWGEISRWSFAGGRFTETEAPWHSASKFCQLREKLEGFYADLPPNFQWSDSNYYKHENHQASSVYVSLHMLGAVCRIMLHREYIPFIPIRCDRPVGPLDEPVFTEGQEPAGFWDTSAEEIFRAARDIVDLVEICGDKLPMSALVLFSVWTAAFVGIYAVHFPHMDTKGHMLPSFSGDLEITKNGPTGTTFSTLKQMSRWLKLAETYCNYFREMACYYEKVKSDWDKHSGRPGNNEGKLISVRLGGGGLEEWQKQSRKIINNGEILGTGGPDDKQSSRDSTVEPNSHQQQQQQQQQQHHEEKPSRSTSFTPINSSNHPPQPYHHQSHDSNGKMEDNADNWRFHPHHPHQPSPSQSSTTIPSPEMPMVSFPTLPLGYSSNEIVSYVAEAQSMPWFHAPGGIDQFAHGTKENETLDNGNLFWGSIPEAILMGAGPGGQAQMGGGFA